The genomic window TCCTGCGTGGCGACGTAGAAGCCCACCAGGTAGACCTGGATGCCGATGAATGTGACCGTCCTCATGCCCAGTCCGACAAGTGTGTACTCCACGCCGGCGCTATTCGCTACGGATGCCGCCACGGGTCCGGCTGCGGTTGAGGCGCCCGGGAGGTCGAGTTCCATGGTGCGAGGAAACGCCGGGACGACGCTGTATCCCGTGGGGACAATCTCCCTCCCTTCTTCATCGTGGAGAACAACCTTGCGCTTCTCGCCGGCCTCCGTCTTGAACGCCTCGGTCGGGATGGGGGCGTCGCACTTGACTGCGATTTTGTCCTTTTCACCTTGGACGTCGAGCGCTTTCTTCAGCTTCCATGCCGTGTAGATGAAGGAGATGATACCGGCAACGGCGCCGGCAGTCAGGAAAGCGGTGCGGTTCCTCTCATAGTCGCGGCGTTTGCTATTGAGCTTGTTGAGGTCGAAGTCTTGGGTGGCGCgggcagatgcagatgcccTCTGGGAGAGAAGGGCGCGGCTGGTCGTCGGCACGCGAGATGGACAGGCGGATGCGCGGGCGAGTGGCCGGGCGAGTCGTGATGGGTGACGCATTGCGAATTGACTATGTTGGCGATGAATCAAGCAGTTGGGTTAGCACTGCGGATGGGCCATGAGGTGGCTACGGGCTGTGGTTTGGATGTAAGAGATGTTGCGTGATGGAGAAATTTGTGACGTAGTGGTTCGATTGGTGGGACTGGCCAATTGACTTGGAGCTGGTGGCTTGATTGAGTGCTGGGGGCTCTCTTGGCGTCATTACGCAAGCTATTTCCATTCAAATAGAAACAACTGGCTCGAATTCACACCGGGCGTGCTGGGCTCCATGGTTTCGTATCCCTAATTGTGCAGTTTCGTAGGCACTGGGTGCTTGGACAGCTCGACATATCTCTGGCTGGCCGCAGAGGTCAATGTCACGGCGAGCAAAGCCTTACACCCACCGCAGCTGCCGACCTGGCCATCTCTCCATTACGCCGAcaagcctccatgtccgtctACGGACAGCATAGAAGCGCGCAAATAGGAGTCAACCCCGATCTGCTCCAAGACCACCGGCGGAAGTGCAGATCTGCCAAGTCGCAAAAGCCCAAAATGCCGAATCCATCTCGAGGACAGCGGAGTGGCTCCCCGCATATTGGCCTCGCAGCCAATGACGGCTTTTCAAAACCGCCTTCCGCAGCGCTTGGCTTGCTGCTTAAGTGGGGCGCATGCATTCTCCTACTCGACTCCATAAAGTTCTCTAACCAGTTTCCCCAGAGTCCCGGGCCGACCAAGAGCCACTTATATGACGGTATCGTCGCTGTCCGCGCCCGGCGGTGATGCTGGATTCATACCAACGTGTAGCTGAGCACGGTGCCTGTTCGTTTGAGTAGCCACTTGGCCTGCATCTAGCCAAAATACGGCCGAATCTAGCCAGCAAAATATCCTCCCCGGACGAGACCCTAGCGAGGACGATGCGGAGAATTCTGCGTTTCCCCCGCTGCCGGTGCCGTGCGTAGAAATGACAGTTGGATGAGAATCTGCGTAGTATATAATGTCTACAATCTGCCTTGGCCCCAGCTCCGAATTCGTGCCTGTGTTATCTTGTACGGCTTCCCATTACAAAGCCACCACCAAACTATAGTTGGTGGTAGAAGCAACCATGGGACAAGTGCCGGCTCTTTGTAGGTTGACTGTCTTTCTCCTGGCCGCGGGCATGGTGTCAGCTGCGAGTGCTCAGGGTGGTTCCCAAAAACGTAGGTTCCCGCCACTCATTCCCGGACCAGAAGCTGATGATGCCCGTAGCGATCCAGGTTGACGGAACGGCCTTTGCTCTCAACGGCGACGATGTTTCATATCGTTTTCACGTTGAAAACGCCACGGGAGACCTGATTGGAGACCATTTTGGCGGACCGGCCGAGGGCGACACCATTGAGGCGGAAATCGGACCCGTCCAAGGCTGGGTTGACATGATCGGCCGTGTGCGGCGAGAGCTGCCCGACCTTGGCCGGGGCGATTTCCGAACGCCCGCCGTTCAGATTCGGCAGTCAGAGGGCCATACCATTAGTGATTTCCGGTACCAGGGGCACACGGTCCTCGAGGGGAAACCCGCGCTCAACGGCCTGCCGTCTACCTTTG from Metarhizium brunneum chromosome 2, complete sequence includes these protein-coding regions:
- the AIM18 gene encoding Altered inheritance of mitochondria protein 18; its protein translation is MRHPSRLARPLARASACPSRVPTTSRALLSQRASASARATQDFDLNKLNSKRRDYERNRTAFLTAGAVAGIISFIYTAWKLKKALDVQGEKDKIAVKCDAPIPTEAFKTEAGEKRKVVLHDEEGREIVPTGYSVVPAFPRTMELDLPGASTAAGPVAASVANSAGVEYTLVGLGMRTVTFIGIQVYLVGFYVATQDIERLQHYLVKKINPLATTLIPSEKDALRKALRDAAEGEQTWDSILREAGCRTAFRIVPVRDTDFHHLRDGFVRAIQARSGRGNAYSDEAFGAAMKEFKIFFNRGQVPKRKELLLSRDANGTLAVLYGEGGHKQQVGRSLMGTLSDERLSRLLWLNYLAGDKVASEGARDNIIEGIMEFVERPVGTVAAQIL